From Alphaproteobacteria bacterium, the proteins below share one genomic window:
- a CDS encoding ferritin-like domain-containing protein — MKALLHRAVPRRILLTDGGRVLSVAGLTALVGAGVAGRSIAQPAPGQDVQLLNTAIALEHEGIAAYTIAAGSGLLKPEMVKIGAAFRGHHERHRDELVKAVQALGGKPIEAKPDKEYAMQLDVAKLKSEADVLRLALGLERGAANAYLGLIPSLGTSYHQIAGRMAGDEAFHVAILGQALGEPIPTQGLMFGG, encoded by the coding sequence ATGAAAGCTCTTCTCCACCGCGCCGTGCCGCGACGTATCCTGTTGACCGATGGCGGCAGAGTCCTGAGCGTTGCCGGGCTTACCGCGCTGGTCGGCGCCGGCGTCGCCGGCCGGTCGATCGCCCAACCCGCACCGGGCCAGGACGTCCAGCTGCTGAACACCGCCATCGCCCTCGAGCACGAGGGCATCGCTGCCTATACGATCGCCGCCGGCAGCGGCCTGCTGAAGCCCGAAATGGTGAAGATCGGCGCCGCCTTCCGTGGCCATCACGAGCGTCACCGTGACGAGCTGGTCAAGGCGGTGCAGGCGCTGGGCGGCAAGCCGATCGAGGCGAAGCCGGACAAGGAGTATGCGATGCAACTCGACGTGGCCAAGCTGAAGAGCGAGGCGGATGTGCTGCGCCTGGCGCTCGGCCTGGAGCGCGGCGCGGCCAATGCCTATCTCGGCCTGATCCCGTCGCTGGGCACCAGCTACCACCAGATCGCCGGGCGCATGGCCGGCGACGAGGCCTTCCACGTCGCAATTCTCGGCCAAGCGCTGGGTGAGCCGATCCCGACGCAGGGCCTGATGTTCGGCGGCTGA
- a CDS encoding c-type cytochrome gives MKPILAAAGALFFLLGTSLPAAAEESGDAERGATLYHQRCVGCHSLDANRVGPQHRGVYGRQPASVADYQYSAALRRLKDPWIDETLDRWLANPTAMAPGTAMGFRVPQVRDRADIIAYLRSLTAR, from the coding sequence ATGAAACCGATTCTTGCGGCGGCAGGCGCGCTGTTTTTCCTGCTGGGGACCAGCTTGCCCGCCGCCGCCGAGGAGAGTGGCGATGCCGAGCGCGGCGCGACTCTCTACCACCAACGCTGCGTCGGCTGTCACTCGCTCGACGCCAATCGCGTCGGCCCGCAGCATCGCGGCGTATACGGCCGGCAGCCCGCCAGCGTGGCGGACTACCAGTACAGTGCCGCCCTGCGTCGACTGAAGGACCCGTGGATCGACGAAACGCTGGATCGCTGGCTGGCCAATCCCACGGCGATGGCGCCCGGCACGGCGATGGGCTTTCGCGTCCCGCAGGTTCGGGATCGCGCGGACATCATCGCCTATCTGCGCTCGCTGACGGCCAGATGA
- a CDS encoding HAMP domain-containing histidine kinase, whose protein sequence is MKWRPRLRTLLLVANFVLLALPLTGVWLLRLYESALIRQTESELMGQAALIAAMYRVEWLRAAPDGAFSTMPHSKAPPPDGPWQPIQANLDLADDPILPEVVTVDMPKATPHEVARRVAGDIKPVLLQAQRQTLAGIRILDHRGVVVGSTGEDEGRALDAMIEVARALEGRATAVMRRRPPVQPEFLSPLSISRGANVRVFASVPVIEDGRVLGAILLLRTPRTLDQALHGKRYELVALLALMLVAGIGMAAFMAFTVSGPVTRVVAQARRVASGERGAVTPLPHRFTREVAELSASLQTMADTLERRADYIRDFTVEVGHEFKTPLASMKGALELLREDLEAMPAEDRQRFLDNMVEDVERLDRLTRRLLDLAHADALAPRVDARCEISAALASTIARHRELGMTIQVESDPPATAAIDGETLSSVVSLLLDNVRQHVGLKATVRIGWTVTGGRVRLSVADDGPGISAGNRDRIFDRFFTTARETGGTGLGLPIARANLAAYGGDIALKGDAASTEFVIHLAVSERR, encoded by the coding sequence ATGAAATGGCGGCCGCGGCTGCGCACGCTGCTGCTGGTCGCCAACTTCGTTCTCCTCGCCCTGCCCCTGACCGGCGTGTGGCTGCTGCGGCTCTACGAAAGCGCACTGATCCGCCAGACCGAGTCGGAACTGATGGGCCAGGCCGCGCTGATCGCCGCGATGTACCGCGTCGAATGGCTGCGCGCCGCGCCGGACGGCGCGTTCTCGACGATGCCGCACAGCAAGGCGCCGCCGCCCGACGGGCCGTGGCAGCCGATTCAGGCCAATCTCGATCTCGCCGACGATCCTATCCTGCCGGAGGTCGTCACCGTCGACATGCCCAAGGCCACACCGCACGAGGTGGCGCGCCGGGTCGCCGGCGACATCAAGCCGGTGCTGCTGCAGGCGCAACGCCAGACCCTGGCCGGCATCCGGATCCTCGACCATCGCGGCGTCGTGGTCGGCAGTACCGGCGAGGACGAGGGTCGCGCCCTCGATGCCATGATCGAGGTGGCGCGCGCGCTGGAGGGCCGCGCCACCGCCGTGATGCGCCGCCGCCCGCCGGTGCAGCCGGAATTCCTCTCGCCGCTGTCGATCAGCCGCGGCGCCAATGTGCGGGTCTTCGCCTCCGTGCCCGTGATCGAGGACGGCCGCGTGCTGGGTGCGATCCTGCTGCTGCGCACGCCGCGCACCCTGGACCAGGCGCTGCACGGCAAGCGCTACGAGCTTGTGGCGCTGCTGGCGCTGATGCTGGTTGCCGGCATCGGCATGGCGGCGTTCATGGCGTTCACAGTCAGCGGCCCGGTGACGCGCGTGGTCGCCCAGGCACGCCGCGTCGCGTCCGGCGAGCGCGGTGCGGTGACGCCGCTGCCGCATCGCTTCACGCGCGAAGTCGCCGAGCTCTCGGCCTCGCTGCAGACCATGGCCGACACGCTGGAGCGCCGCGCCGACTACATCAGGGACTTCACCGTCGAAGTTGGCCACGAGTTCAAGACGCCGCTGGCCTCGATGAAGGGCGCGCTCGAATTGCTGCGCGAGGATCTCGAGGCGATGCCGGCCGAGGACCGCCAGCGCTTCCTCGACAACATGGTCGAGGATGTCGAGCGCCTCGACCGGCTGACCCGCCGCCTGCTCGATCTTGCCCACGCCGATGCGCTGGCGCCGCGCGTCGATGCCCGCTGCGAGATCAGCGCGGCGCTGGCGAGCACGATCGCGCGGCACCGCGAGCTCGGCATGACCATCCAGGTCGAGAGCGACCCGCCGGCGACGGCAGCGATCGACGGCGAGACCCTGTCCTCGGTCGTTTCCCTGCTGCTCGACAACGTGCGCCAGCATGTCGGCCTCAAGGCTACTGTGCGCATCGGCTGGACGGTGACGGGCGGCCGCGTCCGCCTGAGCGTGGCCGACGACGGGCCGGGCATCTCGGCCGGCAACCGCGACCGCATCTTCGACCGCTTCTTTACCACCGCTCGCGAGACCGGCGGCACCGGCCTGGGCCTGCCGATCGCCCGGGCCAACCTCGCGGCCTATGGCGGGGACATCGCGCTCAAGGGAGATGCCGCCAGCACCGAGTTCGTCATTCATCTGGCCGTCAGCGAGCGCAGATAG
- a CDS encoding response regulator transcription factor produces MARILVVDDDRHIRDVVVFALRKEGFSTCEAADGNAALEGVEKEKPDLVVLDVLMPELDGVEVCRRLRASSTVPVIFLSSKDGEVDRIVGLELGGDDYVVKPFSPRELVARVKAVLRRRAEGNGAAPSAESEPPPHRVLTRGGLSLDLDAHVASWDGTALTLTATEFAMLKALAERPGKVFSRDNLMDLAYDDRRYVSDRTIDSHVRRIRAKLAVAGGAPIETVHGVGYKLVIAR; encoded by the coding sequence ATGGCACGCATCCTCGTGGTCGACGACGACCGGCACATCCGCGACGTGGTGGTCTTCGCCCTGCGCAAGGAAGGCTTCAGCACCTGCGAGGCGGCCGATGGCAACGCCGCGCTGGAAGGTGTCGAGAAGGAGAAGCCCGACCTGGTGGTGCTCGACGTGCTGATGCCCGAGCTCGACGGCGTCGAGGTCTGCCGCCGCCTGCGCGCCAGCAGCACCGTGCCGGTGATCTTCCTGTCGTCGAAGGACGGCGAGGTCGACCGCATCGTCGGGCTCGAGCTCGGCGGCGACGATTACGTCGTCAAGCCGTTCAGCCCGCGCGAGCTGGTGGCGCGGGTGAAGGCGGTGCTGCGCCGACGCGCCGAAGGGAACGGCGCCGCGCCATCAGCCGAGAGCGAGCCGCCGCCGCATCGCGTGCTGACACGCGGCGGCCTGTCGCTCGATCTCGACGCCCATGTCGCGAGCTGGGACGGCACCGCGCTCACCCTGACGGCGACCGAGTTCGCCATGCTCAAGGCGCTGGCCGAGCGGCCGGGCAAGGTGTTCTCGCGCGACAATCTGATGGACCTCGCCTACGATGACCGGCGCTATGTCAGCGACCGCACCATCGACAGCCATGTGCGGCGCATCCGCGCCAAGCTGGCCGTCGCCGGCGGCGCACCGATCGAGACCGTGCACGGCGTCGGCTACAAGCTGGTGATCGCGCGATGA
- a CDS encoding inner membrane CreD family protein, translating to MTDRTAGPTASTGDLPRPLPPPQVRTTREIIAAWPSSVKLGLKMTLLAALALCYGLPLGLIADTVNDRSRLLASARAEITSSWGHAQTLLGPLLLVPHDSVRGRDEALILPDQLGIEVALQPQIRHRGMFEAVVYTSEVKLSGRFRWQEREGDGIGAITRLRFGGARLMLAAGDLRALRISSATIDGVPLSFEPATRGPDMAAGRQRKAAIDAAIAGLDAARLADGVRFEIAFTLNGSERIAFEPAGNLTAVKVSAPWPDPGFFGPFRPVEQRIGDDGFNARWQVSILGRGFGNAGTSADGSSTTLIKRLADSAFGVNLVQPVTPYRGVDRMLKYGLLTVGIVFALYLAFEIAGRSRLHPVQYALSGAAMALFPLLLLSVGEHTGFVAAYALAAAGVVALTAWYTWHATRQRRFTVLFASASAALFAYLYLLLQAENWSLLGGSLALFVALTGLMYATRNIGRSST from the coding sequence ATGACCGACAGGACCGCCGGCCCGACGGCCTCCACCGGCGACTTGCCGCGACCACTGCCGCCGCCCCAGGTGCGCACGACGCGCGAGATCATCGCGGCCTGGCCCAGCAGCGTGAAGCTTGGCCTGAAGATGACGCTGCTCGCCGCGCTGGCGCTGTGCTACGGCCTGCCGCTCGGTCTGATCGCCGACACGGTGAATGACCGGTCGCGGCTGCTGGCCTCGGCCCGCGCCGAGATCACCTCGTCCTGGGGTCATGCTCAGACCCTGCTCGGACCGCTGCTGCTCGTGCCCCACGATTCGGTGCGCGGTCGCGACGAGGCGCTGATCCTGCCCGACCAGCTCGGAATCGAGGTGGCATTGCAGCCGCAGATCCGTCACCGCGGCATGTTCGAGGCGGTGGTCTACACATCGGAGGTCAAGCTCAGTGGCCGCTTCCGCTGGCAGGAGCGCGAGGGCGACGGCATCGGCGCCATCACGCGGCTGCGCTTCGGCGGTGCGCGCCTGATGCTGGCGGCGGGCGATCTGCGCGCGCTGCGCATCAGCAGCGCCACCATCGACGGCGTGCCGCTCAGCTTCGAGCCGGCGACGCGCGGACCCGACATGGCCGCCGGCCGACAGCGCAAGGCGGCGATCGACGCGGCCATCGCCGGCCTCGACGCGGCGCGCCTGGCAGACGGCGTGCGTTTCGAGATCGCCTTCACGCTCAACGGCAGCGAGCGCATCGCCTTCGAGCCGGCCGGCAACCTCACGGCGGTGAAGGTGAGCGCGCCGTGGCCCGATCCCGGCTTCTTCGGTCCATTCCGGCCGGTCGAGCAGCGCATCGGCGATGACGGCTTCAATGCGCGCTGGCAGGTCTCGATCCTCGGCCGTGGCTTCGGCAACGCCGGCACCTCGGCCGACGGCTCCTCGACAACGCTGATCAAGCGCCTGGCCGACTCGGCCTTCGGCGTGAACCTGGTGCAGCCGGTGACGCCCTATCGCGGCGTCGACCGCATGCTGAAGTACGGGCTGCTGACGGTGGGCATCGTCTTCGCGCTCTATCTCGCCTTCGAGATCGCCGGCCGCTCGCGGCTGCATCCCGTGCAGTACGCCCTGTCGGGTGCGGCGATGGCGCTGTTTCCGTTGCTGCTGCTGTCGGTCGGCGAGCACACCGGCTTCGTCGCCGCCTACGCGCTCGCTGCCGCCGGCGTCGTGGCACTGACCGCCTGGTACACCTGGCATGCCACGCGCCAAAGGCGCTTCACTGTCCTGTTCGCCTCGGCCAGCGCCGCGCTTTTCGCTTATCTCTACCTGCTGCTGCAGGCCGAGAACTGGTCGTTGCTCGGCGGCTCGCTGGCGCTGTTCGTCGCGCTCACTGGCCTGATGTACGCCACGCGCAACATCGGGCGCAGCTCGACATGA
- a CDS encoding YafY family transcriptional regulator, translating to MRRADRLFDIIQILRTAKRPVTAATLAGKLEVTPRTIYRDVATLQARRVPIDGAAGIGYVLRRGFDLPPLMFTTEEVEAIVLGARMIPRLRDAKLQRAAESVLDKVTVVLPEQLRTQLSSPRFYVSGGNARPAKGIDLGALRGAIRDNRKMRIAYVDEKGRRTRRTVWPIAMAYYVDVTVIGAWCELRKDYRHFRVERVAASAVLDEQFVSDPALLRGWMALGKERMEEPL from the coding sequence ATGCGACGCGCCGACCGACTGTTCGACATCATCCAGATCCTGCGCACGGCCAAGCGGCCGGTGACGGCGGCGACGCTGGCCGGCAAGCTCGAGGTGACGCCGCGCACGATCTATCGCGACGTCGCCACGTTGCAGGCCAGGCGCGTACCGATCGATGGCGCGGCCGGTATCGGCTACGTGCTGCGCCGCGGCTTCGACCTGCCGCCGCTGATGTTCACCACCGAGGAGGTCGAGGCCATCGTGCTGGGCGCGCGCATGATTCCGCGCCTGCGCGACGCCAAGCTGCAGCGCGCCGCCGAGAGCGTGCTCGACAAGGTGACGGTGGTGCTGCCCGAGCAGCTGCGCACCCAGTTGTCATCACCGCGCTTCTACGTATCCGGGGGCAACGCGCGGCCGGCCAAGGGCATCGACCTCGGCGCGCTGCGCGGCGCAATCCGCGACAACAGGAAGATGCGCATCGCCTACGTCGACGAGAAGGGCAGACGCACTCGACGGACCGTCTGGCCGATTGCCATGGCCTACTACGTCGACGTCACGGTGATCGGCGCCTGGTGCGAGCTGCGCAAGGATTATCGGCATTTCCGCGTCGAGCGCGTGGCGGCGTCCGCCGTGCTCGATGAACAATTCGTGTCCGATCCCGCCCTGCTGCGGGGCTGGATGGCGCTCGGCAAGGAGCGTATGGAAGAGCCTCTCTGA
- a CDS encoding EamA family transporter, whose protein sequence is MPGMTHDSTRTWLGIALLAASAAISSTAGFFSRAVAVDAFTMVFWRCLFGGLLIAGYLLWRHSGATLAAIRAVGFEGLMAASCSAIATICFINALTRTTVAAVTVIFAAAPFVAAALAWLWYRERPGGVTLAASTLALLGVVLTVDAAVAAGTIIGDLLALAMTILMATYMVIVRRRRDVSMLPASCLSAFLAMALVAPVARPFAPSGTDLAVLAGFGAQFGLTLLLLTLGARLIAAPRAALLGSLEIPLAPLWVLLAFAEVPGLMVAIGGALVLAAVIADALFSRGSGEGPGQQAPEPVGESAGVARTVAVEDARLVEQ, encoded by the coding sequence GTGCCGGGCATGACGCACGACAGCACCCGTACCTGGCTGGGCATTGCGCTGCTCGCGGCGTCCGCCGCCATCTCCAGCACCGCCGGCTTCTTCAGCCGTGCCGTCGCGGTCGACGCCTTCACCATGGTGTTTTGGCGCTGCCTGTTCGGCGGGCTGCTGATCGCCGGCTACCTCCTCTGGCGCCATAGCGGCGCGACGCTTGCGGCGATCCGCGCCGTCGGCTTCGAGGGCCTGATGGCGGCTTCCTGCTCGGCGATCGCCACCATCTGCTTCATCAACGCGCTCACGCGCACGACGGTGGCCGCCGTGACGGTGATCTTTGCCGCCGCGCCCTTCGTCGCCGCAGCGCTGGCGTGGCTGTGGTATCGCGAGCGGCCGGGCGGGGTGACGCTGGCGGCGAGCACGCTGGCACTGCTTGGCGTCGTGCTCACCGTCGACGCCGCGGTCGCTGCCGGGACGATCATCGGTGACCTGCTGGCGCTGGCCATGACCATTCTGATGGCGACGTACATGGTGATCGTGCGCCGCCGGCGCGACGTGTCGATGCTGCCGGCGTCGTGCCTGTCGGCGTTTCTCGCCATGGCGCTGGTCGCGCCGGTGGCGCGGCCCTTCGCCCCGAGCGGCACCGACCTCGCGGTGCTGGCCGGCTTCGGGGCGCAGTTCGGCCTCACCCTGCTGCTGCTCACCTTGGGCGCGCGGCTGATCGCGGCGCCGCGCGCGGCGCTGCTCGGCTCGCTCGAGATCCCGCTGGCGCCGCTGTGGGTGCTGCTGGCCTTCGCCGAGGTGCCGGGCCTGATGGTCGCGATCGGCGGCGCCTTGGTGCTGGCCGCGGTGATCGCCGACGCGCTCTTCAGTCGCGGTTCAGGCGAGGGCCCGGGTCAGCAGGCGCCCGAGCCGGTCGGCGAAAGCGCGGGCGTCGCCCGGACGGTCGCCGTCGAGGACGCGCGCCTCGTCGAGCAATAG
- the htpG gene encoding molecular chaperone HtpG, with the protein MSSADAPPSENRAFEADVARLLQLMVHSVYSERDIFLRELISNSADACEKLRYEAIASPALLGEDPKARITIAIDADGKTLTVEDNGIGMTRDEMVEALGTIARSGTRAFVERLQGGEANAGAQLIGQFGIGFYSAFMVAERVEVIARRAGSAEAWRWSSDGRGTFSIAPAEPAEAPARGTRVVLHLMEDARSYLERHTVERVVREQSGHVPVPIAIVEKPGAEPAEIADGAALWAKPRNEITAAEHTDFYRSVAGQFDEPALTVHYRAEGRHEYTVLLYVPGTRPFDLFEPERKGRIKLYVKRVFISDDVEILPRYLRFVRGLVDSADIPLNVSREMIQESPMLGAIRTAVTGRVLGELEKLAEREPEKYLKIWDAFGAVLKEGIYEDFGRRDQLLGLARFRTTEDSKGWRTLKDYVGALKPNQTAIYYIAGDDQARLEASPHLEGFRARGIEVLLMTDQVDSFWATSGAAFDGKPLKSITQGAADLSPIPLLDAKDEAKAEASPAIDGFVAFMKTTLGDAVADVRVSDRLTDSAVCLVAPASGLDRQLERMLASAGRLPTASKPVLEINPRNALIAAVAALPDDRAELKQDVAHLLLDEARVLDGDRPGDARAFADRLGRLLTRALA; encoded by the coding sequence ATGTCGAGCGCAGACGCACCACCGTCCGAGAACCGTGCCTTCGAGGCGGATGTCGCCCGGCTGCTGCAGTTGATGGTCCATTCGGTCTACTCCGAGCGCGACATCTTCCTGCGCGAGCTGATCTCCAACTCAGCCGATGCCTGCGAGAAGCTGCGCTACGAGGCGATCGCCAGCCCCGCCCTGCTCGGCGAGGACCCCAAGGCGCGCATCACCATCGCCATCGATGCCGACGGCAAGACCCTGACCGTCGAGGACAACGGCATCGGCATGACCCGCGACGAGATGGTCGAGGCGCTGGGCACCATCGCGCGCTCCGGCACGCGCGCCTTCGTCGAGCGTCTGCAGGGCGGCGAGGCCAATGCCGGCGCCCAGCTGATCGGCCAGTTCGGCATCGGCTTCTATTCCGCCTTCATGGTCGCCGAGCGCGTCGAGGTGATCGCGCGCCGCGCCGGCAGCGCGGAGGCCTGGCGCTGGTCGTCCGACGGCAGGGGCACCTTCTCCATCGCCCCGGCCGAGCCCGCCGAAGCGCCGGCTCGCGGCACGCGCGTCGTGCTGCATCTGATGGAGGACGCGAGATCCTACCTCGAACGCCATACCGTGGAGCGCGTGGTGCGCGAGCAGTCCGGCCACGTGCCGGTGCCGATCGCCATCGTCGAGAAGCCCGGCGCCGAGCCGGCCGAGATCGCCGACGGCGCCGCGTTGTGGGCAAAGCCACGCAACGAGATCACCGCTGCGGAGCACACCGACTTCTATCGTAGCGTCGCGGGCCAGTTCGACGAGCCGGCGCTTACCGTGCACTACCGCGCCGAGGGCCGGCACGAGTACACGGTGCTGCTGTACGTGCCGGGCACGCGGCCCTTCGACCTGTTCGAGCCCGAGCGCAAGGGACGCATCAAGCTCTACGTCAAGCGTGTCTTCATCAGCGACGATGTCGAGATCCTGCCGCGCTACCTGCGCTTCGTGCGCGGCCTGGTCGATTCGGCCGACATTCCGCTCAACGTCTCGCGCGAGATGATCCAGGAAAGCCCCATGCTGGGCGCGATCCGCACCGCCGTCACCGGCCGCGTGCTGGGCGAGCTGGAGAAGCTGGCGGAGAGGGAGCCGGAGAAATACCTCAAGATCTGGGACGCCTTCGGCGCCGTGCTCAAGGAGGGCATCTACGAGGATTTCGGCCGTCGCGACCAGCTGCTGGGCCTGGCGCGCTTCCGCACCACCGAAGACAGCAAGGGCTGGCGCACGCTGAAGGACTATGTCGGCGCGCTGAAGCCCAACCAGACGGCGATCTACTACATCGCCGGGGACGACCAGGCACGGCTCGAGGCCTCACCGCATCTCGAAGGCTTCCGTGCGCGCGGCATCGAGGTGCTGCTGATGACCGACCAGGTCGACAGCTTCTGGGCCACATCGGGCGCCGCCTTCGACGGCAAGCCCCTGAAGTCGATCACCCAGGGCGCCGCCGACCTGTCGCCGATCCCGCTGCTCGACGCCAAGGACGAGGCCAAGGCGGAAGCGTCGCCCGCGATCGACGGCTTCGTCGCCTTCATGAAGACCACGCTGGGCGACGCCGTGGCAGATGTGAGGGTTTCCGACCGCCTGACCGACAGCGCCGTCTGCCTGGTCGCGCCGGCTTCCGGCCTCGACCGCCAGCTCGAGCGCATGCTGGCCAGCGCCGGCCGCCTGCCCACGGCGTCGAAGCCCGTGCTGGAGATCAATCCGCGCAATGCACTGATCGCCGCCGTGGCGGCACTGCCCGACGACAGGGCCGAGCTCAAGCAGGACGTCGCGCACCTATTGCTCGACGAGGCGCGCGTCCTCGACGGCGACCGTCCGGGCGACGCCCGCGCTTTCGCCGACCGGCTCGGGCGCCTGCTGACCCGGGCCCTCGCCTGA
- the dinB gene encoding DNA polymerase IV codes for MAQAAIRKIIHVDMDAFFASVEQRDNPELRGKPVAVGGSTRRGVVAAASYEARVFGVRSAMPSLTAQRLCPDLIFVKPRFEVYRAVSQQIRAIFLEYTPLVEPLSLDEAYLDVTENLKGVESATATARAIRAAIREQTGLNASAGISYNKFLAKQASDHNKPNGQYTITPDMGEAFVAGLKIGKFHGVGPATAAKMERLGISTGADLRRQSLAFLTEHFGKAGPRFFAIARGEDQRQVTPDRERKSVGSESTYFDDLTTPQEVERAILEQLDDVWKYVERNGIAGRTLTIKIRYRDFEQHTRSRSAPMAIHSKGDAAEVVLGLVRGAFPLVKPVRLLGVTLHNLDRPDAEAPAEQQMSLELK; via the coding sequence ATGGCCCAAGCCGCCATCCGAAAGATCATCCATGTCGACATGGACGCTTTCTTCGCGTCCGTGGAGCAGCGCGACAATCCCGAGCTGCGCGGCAAGCCGGTGGCGGTGGGCGGCTCGACCAGGCGCGGCGTCGTGGCGGCGGCGAGCTACGAGGCGCGCGTCTTCGGCGTGCGATCGGCGATGCCCTCGCTCACGGCGCAGCGGCTGTGTCCCGACCTGATCTTCGTCAAGCCGCGCTTCGAGGTGTATCGCGCGGTCTCCCAGCAGATCCGCGCGATCTTCTTGGAGTACACGCCCCTGGTGGAGCCCTTGTCGCTCGACGAGGCCTACCTCGATGTCACCGAGAACCTCAAGGGCGTCGAGTCGGCGACCGCCACCGCGCGTGCTATCCGCGCGGCGATCAGGGAGCAGACCGGCCTGAATGCCTCGGCCGGCATCTCCTACAACAAGTTCCTCGCCAAGCAGGCCTCGGACCATAACAAGCCCAACGGCCAGTACACGATCACGCCGGACATGGGCGAGGCGTTCGTCGCCGGGCTGAAGATCGGCAAGTTCCACGGCGTCGGGCCGGCGACGGCGGCGAAGATGGAGCGGCTGGGCATCTCCACCGGCGCCGATCTGCGCCGGCAGAGCCTGGCGTTCCTCACCGAGCATTTCGGCAAGGCAGGGCCGCGCTTCTTCGCCATCGCGCGCGGCGAGGACCAACGGCAGGTCACCCCGGATCGCGAGCGCAAGTCGGTGGGATCCGAATCGACCTACTTCGACGACCTGACCACGCCACAGGAGGTCGAGCGCGCCATCCTCGAGCAGCTCGACGACGTCTGGAAGTACGTCGAGCGCAACGGCATCGCCGGCCGCACGCTGACCATCAAGATCCGCTACCGCGATTTCGAGCAGCACACCCGCAGCCGCAGCGCGCCCATGGCAATCCATAGCAAGGGCGACGCCGCCGAGGTCGTGCTGGGGCTGGTGCGCGGCGCCTTCCCGCTGGTCAAGCCGGTGCGCCTGCTGGGTGTGACCCTGCACAACCTGGATCGGCCGGATGCCGAGGCGCCGGCGGAACAACAGATGTCCCTGGAACTGAAATGA
- a CDS encoding acetyl-CoA C-acetyltransferase → MTDIVIASAARTPIGSFNGAFNSVPAHDLGKIAIKGALERAKVKPEEVDEVIMGQILSAAQGQNPARQAAVNAGIPVEKTALGINQLCGSGLRAVAFGWQAIRNGDASIMVVGGQESMSQAPHAAHMRDGTKMGELRMTDTMLKDGLWDAFHGYHMGNTAENVAQRYQITRAEQDAFAASSQNKAEAAQKAGRFKDEIVPVTVKTRKGDVVVDTDEFPRHGTTVEALAKLRPAFTKEGGSVTAGNASGINDGAAALVLMSAEEAKKRGVTPLAKIVSWATTGVDPAVMGIGPVTASQVALKKAGWTVKDLDLVEANEAFAAQAVAVGKELGLDPEKLNVNGGAIALGHPIGASGARVLTTLLYEMQKRDAKKGLATLCIGGGMGIAMCVERS, encoded by the coding sequence ATGACCGACATCGTCATCGCCTCGGCGGCGCGTACCCCGATCGGCTCGTTCAATGGCGCGTTCAACAGCGTGCCGGCGCACGACCTCGGCAAGATCGCGATCAAGGGCGCGCTGGAGCGCGCCAAGGTGAAGCCCGAGGAGGTCGATGAGGTCATCATGGGCCAGATCCTGAGCGCGGCGCAGGGCCAGAACCCGGCGCGCCAGGCGGCGGTCAATGCCGGCATCCCGGTCGAAAAGACGGCGCTGGGCATCAACCAGCTCTGCGGCTCGGGCCTGCGCGCGGTGGCCTTCGGCTGGCAGGCGATCCGCAACGGCGACGCCAGCATCATGGTGGTCGGCGGCCAGGAGAGCATGAGCCAGGCGCCGCACGCCGCGCATATGCGCGACGGCACCAAGATGGGCGAGCTCAGGATGACCGACACCATGCTCAAGGACGGCCTGTGGGACGCGTTCCACGGCTATCACATGGGCAACACGGCGGAGAACGTCGCGCAGCGCTACCAGATCACCCGCGCCGAGCAGGATGCCTTCGCCGCGTCGTCGCAGAACAAGGCCGAGGCGGCGCAGAAAGCCGGCAGGTTCAAGGACGAGATCGTTCCGGTGACGGTGAAGACCCGCAAGGGCGACGTCGTCGTCGACACCGACGAGTTCCCGCGCCACGGCACCACGGTCGAGGCGCTGGCCAAGCTGCGGCCGGCCTTCACCAAGGAGGGCGGCTCGGTCACGGCCGGCAACGCCTCCGGCATCAACGACGGCGCCGCGGCGCTTGTCCTGATGAGTGCCGAGGAAGCCAAGAAGCGCGGCGTGACACCGCTGGCCAAGATCGTGTCGTGGGCGACCACCGGCGTCGATCCGGCTGTCATGGGCATCGGCCCGGTGACGGCCTCACAGGTGGCGCTGAAGAAGGCCGGCTGGACGGTGAAGGATCTCGACCTGGTCGAGGCCAACGAGGCCTTCGCGGCGCAGGCCGTCGCGGTCGGCAAGGAGCTGGGCCTCGATCCCGAGAAGCTCAACGTCAATGGCGGCGCGATCGCGCTCGGCCATCCCATCGGCGCCTCAGGTGCGCGCGTGCTGACCACGCTGCTCTACGAGATGCAGAAGCGCGACGCCAAAAAGGGCCTCGCCACGCTGTGCATCGGCGGTGGCATGGGCATCGCCATGTGCGTGGAGCGGTCGTAG